The Intrasporangium calvum DSM 43043 sequence GCGGCTCGTCGACCCCGACGCCCTCGTCATGGGCAAGACCGCCGAGAACCTCCACGACCGGTTCCCGCAGCTGACGAAGGAGCGGGCCGACACGTTCGCCGTCGGAAGCCAGGACAAGCTCGCCAAGGCGTACGCCAACCACAAGATCCAACCCGACCTCGTCCCCGTCGCCGTCCGTCACGCGGAGCTCGGCTGGGGCCTGGCGACCGAGGACGAGCCCCCTCGGCCCGGCACCACACTCGCTGACCTGGCCGCCCTCAAGACCCCGTTCCGTCCGCACGGCAACGTCACCGCCGGCAACGCGGCCGGACTCAACGACGGCGCGACGGCGTGCCTGCTCGCCTCCGAGGCGGCCGCCACCGAGCTCGGCCTGCCGGTGCGGATGCGGCTCGTGTCCTACGCCTTCGTCGGTGTCGAACCCGAGGTGATGGGCGTGGGCCCCGTCCCGGCCACCGAGCAGGCGCTCACCAAGGCGGGCCTCACCATCGCCGACATCGGCCTCTTCGAGCTGAACGAGGCGTTCGCGGTCCAGGTCCTCGCATTCCTCGACCACTTCGGCATCGCCGACGACGACCCTCGCGTCAACGAGTACGGCGGGGCCATCGCGGTCGGCCACCCGCTCGCCAGCTCCGGAGTCCGCCTCATGACCCAGCTGGCGCGCCAGTTCGAGGGGCACCCGGACGTCCGCTACGGGCTGACCTCGATGTGCATCGGCCTCGGCATGGGCGGCACCGTCATCTGGGAGAACCCCCACCACCCGGACTACCAGAGCGACACCGTCGCTTCCGCCACCACCACGGAGGACGCCCAGTGACTGCCACGACGACGCCAGCAGCCGCGACGCCGAGCCTGCAGTTCGGCGAGGAGGTCGTGACCCACGCCCACGTCCGCGACGTCACCCTCCCGGGCGGCGCGGGCGCCCTCGCCCTGATCACCATCGACAACGGGCTCGACCACACGCGCCCCACGACGTTCGGCCCCCAGTCGATCGCGGAGCTCCACGCCGCCGTCGATGCCCTCCGGACCCGGGCCGAGGACGGCCAGATCGCGGCCGTGGCCGTCACGGGGAAGCCGTTCATCTTCGCGGTCGGCGCCGACCTGACCGGGATCCCCCTCCTCACAGAGCGGGACCAGGCACTCGCCGTCGCCCGGGCCGGCCACGCAGCCTTCGCCGCCCTGGCCGACCTGCCGGTGCCGACGTTCGCGTTCGTCAACGGCGCGGCCATGGGTGGCGGGGTCGAGCTGGCCCTGTCGGCGACCTACCGCACGATCAGCTCGGGCGTCCCCGCCGTCGCGCTCCCCGAGGTCTTCCTCGGAATCGTCCCCGGCTGGGGCGGCTGCTGGCTGCTGCCCAACCTCGTCGGCGTCGAGAAGGCCCTCAAGGTCATCGTCGACAACCCGCTGTCCCAGAACCGGATGCTCCGCGGCCCGGAGGCGTTCTCCCTGGGGATCGCGGACGCGATCTTCGAGCCGGCCGACTTCCTCGA is a genomic window containing:
- a CDS encoding thiolase family protein translates to MPRQLNEVVFVDGVRTPFGKAGDKGIYAQTRADDLVIRCIRELLTRNPALPTHRVGEVAIAATTQIGDQGLTIGRTAALLAGLPTSTPGYSIDRMCAGAMTAVTSTASAIAFGAYDIAIAGGVEHMGRHPMGEGVDPNPRIVAERLVDPDALVMGKTAENLHDRFPQLTKERADTFAVGSQDKLAKAYANHKIQPDLVPVAVRHAELGWGLATEDEPPRPGTTLADLAALKTPFRPHGNVTAGNAAGLNDGATACLLASEAAATELGLPVRMRLVSYAFVGVEPEVMGVGPVPATEQALTKAGLTIADIGLFELNEAFAVQVLAFLDHFGIADDDPRVNEYGGAIAVGHPLASSGVRLMTQLARQFEGHPDVRYGLTSMCIGLGMGGTVIWENPHHPDYQSDTVASATTTEDAQ